AGGGTGACTGTTTTTGTTTGCAGAATGTCTCGCAGCACTTCGTTGGACTGCACGAGGTTGAGAGAGCCGCGCTGGGTGGGGACAGCCGTCTCGTCTGTGCCCACCTCCAGATAGACGTGAAGCGGCACGTTCAGGGAAGTCTCTCGCACCCGCTCGTTGAGGCTCGCGTCCATCGCGGCCGACTGCGAAGCCACCTGGCCAAAGGTGTGCGGGTAGGAGAGAGCGGTAAACAGAGAGACGACGCCGCCCAGCGACTCCCCGATGAGCGTCCGCGCCGTGCCGAGGGGATGGGTGGAATAGCGTCCGTCTATAGCACCGACGACTTCTTCGGCGAGAAAGCGCCGGTACGCCTGGTGCTCCGCGCCGTCCGGATGGTAGCGATCATAGCGGCGGGCTTTGTCTACGGGGAGAAACACCGCGATCAGGTCGGGGATTTCTTTTTCCCGGTGCATCTCTTCGAGCAGGGTCGCCAGCCGTCCCATCGACAGGTAATCTTCGCCGTCCTGGACGTACAGGACCGGGTAGGAGTAGAGAGGCGAGTAGCGCTCCGGCAGGTAGACAGGGAGACGCTCCTCTGTCCCCAGGTGTTTGCTGGTGAGGATCAGTTCATCAAGGGCCACTGTGTCAAGTCCTCCTTTGGGATGTTGGTTCTATTATACAGGATGATGGGGGCTGTGGAGAGGGGGCGGAGGCTTGGAGAGCGGCGTTTGGTTCGGGAGTGCATGGGGGAGGCGGGCGAGCCTTGCCACACTTTGGCTGGGGGTATGGTACCTGAAGATTGTCGCAATTTCGCCACCTTGTGATACTATGGTAAAATGAACGATCTTCACTTAGCTGGTGGAAGGGGTTGTCTTAGATGAAGAAGCAAGTACACAGCAGCGAAGTCAGAAAAGCGGCGCTGGACCGATTGGAAGAGCGCGGCGTGCGTGTAGAGGATATTGCTGAGATTGTCTATATGATGCAAGCGCCGTATCATCCTGACCTGACCATGGAACCGTGCATTGAGAGCGTCAAGGCTGTCCTGGAGAAAAGGGAGATGCAGCATGCCATTCTCGTCGGCGTGGAGCTGGATACGCTGGCGGAGAAGGGGCTTTTGTCCGAGCCGCTGCAGTCGATTATCGCGACGGATGAGGGCTTGTTCGGCTGCGACGAGACGCTGGCGCTCGGTTCGGTGTTCGGGTACGGGAGCATCGCGGTGACGACATTTGGCCATCTGGATAAACATAAGATCGGGGTCATCAAGCGGTTGGATACGAAGACATCCGGGGGGCGTGTGCATACGTTTTTGGACGACCTGGTGGCCAGCGTCGCCGCCAATGCTTCCAGCCGGATGGCCCACCGCCTGCGGGATGAGCAGGAGCAAGCCGAGCTGGAGGCGGAAGGGATCCGGGTGGAAGACAAGGCTGTGGATGAGGCTGGGTGAGGCTGTGTTTGGGAATGAGGTTGAAGGGCATCCCTTTTCGGGATGCTCCGTTGTTTTTGGGGGCAGAAAAAGGGGAATTATGATGGTGGTAAAATTTTTTACTAGAAATTTTGTTTTTGCTCTTGAAATCGGAAAAGAAATCCTGTATATTAAATCTTGTGATCGACGTCCGGTACGATTCGGGCCCTTAGCTCAGTTGGTCAGAGCGGTCGGCTCATAACCGATTGGTCGTAGGTTCGAGTCCTACAGGGCCCACCATTGAACGCCAATGGTGACATCACAACAATCTATATCCCATGATCCGGTAGCTCAGTTGGGAGAGCACCATCTTGACAGGGTGGGGGTCGCTGGTTCGAACCCAGTCCGGATCACCATATAACGAATGCTGAAACCCTTGGTAATCAAGGGTTTTTCTTATGTCTTCGACCTTCCACCCTGACAACATAGTGCCTCCACGTTGTCGCTTGACAACATTTTGACAACCTTTATTCGACTAAAGTCATTTTGGACGTTTCTGCTTCATCATTTTTTCGAAGTTGTCAGCTGCGTCTTTTTGCATGTCGGGCAGCACATGGCTGTATACATCCATCGTGATTCCAACCCGACTGTGCCCCAAACGCTCGGACACAACCTTCGGGTGCTCGCCAAGCTGCAGGAGCATGGTGGCATGCGTATGCCGCAGATCATGAAAACGGATGTAAGGCAGGCCGCTCCTTTTGATTATTCGCTCGTAGTGTCGGAGTAGGTTACGTGGGTCTTGAGGTCGGCCGTCGTCGTAGCAAACCACGAGATCGTGGTCTTCGTAACCTGGGCCATACTGATCTCGGAGAGTGTTTTGCTTAGACAAGTGTGCTTTTAGCTCTTTTACAACAAATGGCGGTATGGCAATTCTCCTTTTCGCACTTTTCGTTTTCGGCTCCTGGAAGATGATTCCCGAATTCGCAGGACGATAAAGGGTCTGCTGCACGCTGATTCGTGCCTGCTCGAAGTCGATATCCTTCCATCGCAGGCCAAGAATTTCACCACGCCGCATGCCGGTGTAAATCGCCAGGACGAATCCGATATAGTATTTATCCTCCTTGGCATGAGACAAGAACTCATTTGCTTGCTCTGCAGTCCAGGTGACGATCTCTTTCTGGGCAAGACGGGGAGGATCAACGTGGTCCATAATGTTTTTCGGGATCAACTGCCATTTTACTGCTTGATTTAGCGCCTTTTTGAGCACTGCATGCAGGTACTTAATGTAATCAGCGGAGAGATCCTCTTTTTGGAGCTCTGTCAAATACTTGGTGACATGCAGTGGGGACAGCTTGTCCAACTCATGATGGCCGAGCACAGGGATGATCCGGCTCCTGACGGCAACCTCGTGGTTGGTGTATGTGGATTGCCGGAGCTTCGTCTTCGCATAATTCTCCAACCAAAACTCTAGGTAACTGGTCAAAGTCTGTTTCTTGGAGATCACCAGCTCCCCACTCTCGTACTTCGTGATCATTTCAGCGCAAGCGATTTCAGCCTCCTTTTTGGTTTTGAATCCTGATCGTGTGATTTGTTTTCGTTTTCCAGTCTCTGAGTCCGTCCCTAAGGAGATAGCGAACGACCAGGTGCTACCTCGTTTTCTAAAATGTCCTTTCATTGAAGAATCCCTCCGTATAGGAATGTATGTTCGTTTTGGAGATAAATAAAAAATCAAAACGGCAAATCTTCATCACTGATGTTAAGCGGTTTTTTATTACTACCATCGAAAGGATCTGCGAATGGATCGAATTCAGCGCCAGCGGCAGCTGCTTCATCTGCCATTTCACAATGCACCTGTTCAATCTTCAGTGTCTCCCAACTTTTCAGTAATCCAGCTTCGTAGAACGTTGAGGTAGATCCACACTGCGTACAAAACCTAGCATCCCCATCAAGATATTTACCGCAACTGTCTTCGAAATCAATGTGCCACGGCCCTTGATATCTGTTGAACCGGCCATTATCGCTGAAGCCTGTACACTTGTTAACTAAATAGCTCCCACATATCTGGCAGTAATCACCAATTACATTTTCATTTTGGCATTTTGGGCATTCAATTGCTCTGTGAATTTCATCAATTTCGATACCTGAATATTTCATGATTTCACCTATCCCTTTAATGATTTGATCGTCACCGCAAATCGGACAGTATATTGCGTCTTTGCTCACGAAAGTGCCATTGCATTTAAGGCAATTCTTTTTATTTTTTTCTCTGTATATGTAATTTGAGAAAGCTGTAACAATTGGGTGATTCGATGAATACCTTATCCCCCTATTAATGCCTTCAGAAATAAATTTATAAACATTGCATGAGGCCTCGTATGATAACAGGCATAATTCCGAAATGAAGTACGGATTAATAAAATCCAGCGATGCTAATACATTCGGAGGAGCCAATAGGGTACGCG
This sequence is a window from Brevibacillus composti. Protein-coding genes within it:
- a CDS encoding alpha/beta hydrolase; this encodes MALDELILTSKHLGTEERLPVYLPERYSPLYSYPVLYVQDGEDYLSMGRLATLLEEMHREKEIPDLIAVFLPVDKARRYDRYHPDGAEHQAYRRFLAEEVVGAIDGRYSTHPLGTARTLIGESLGGVVSLFTALSYPHTFGQVASQSAAMDASLNERVRETSLNVPLHVYLEVGTDETAVPTQRGSLNLVQSNEVLRDILQTKTVTLAYETFAGDHAWGFWQANLRRILLALFG
- a CDS encoding phosphatidylglycerophosphatase A family protein, with product MKKQVHSSEVRKAALDRLEERGVRVEDIAEIVYMMQAPYHPDLTMEPCIESVKAVLEKREMQHAILVGVELDTLAEKGLLSEPLQSIIATDEGLFGCDETLALGSVFGYGSIAVTTFGHLDKHKIGVIKRLDTKTSGGRVHTFLDDLVASVAANASSRMAHRLRDEQEQAELEAEGIRVEDKAVDEAG
- a CDS encoding site-specific integrase — its product is MKGHFRKRGSTWSFAISLGTDSETGKRKQITRSGFKTKKEAEIACAEMITKYESGELVISKKQTLTSYLEFWLENYAKTKLRQSTYTNHEVAVRSRIIPVLGHHELDKLSPLHVTKYLTELQKEDLSADYIKYLHAVLKKALNQAVKWQLIPKNIMDHVDPPRLAQKEIVTWTAEQANEFLSHAKEDKYYIGFVLAIYTGMRRGEILGLRWKDIDFEQARISVQQTLYRPANSGIIFQEPKTKSAKRRIAIPPFVVKELKAHLSKQNTLRDQYGPGYEDHDLVVCYDDGRPQDPRNLLRHYERIIKRSGLPYIRFHDLRHTHATMLLQLGEHPKVVSERLGHSRVGITMDVYSHVLPDMQKDAADNFEKMMKQKRPK
- a CDS encoding ImmA/IrrE family metallo-endopeptidase, with protein sequence MTMTMMTKKRISKPNYKRAQNAAYELLKISNTRELPVKVKKLAKHFPNLKIKTYSWFAKKHGMTLSEVCEFANSDEGCCWYIKSKNRYVILYNDMVENAGRIRWTVAHELGHYILGHNESNNKTIIARSSLTDEEYDIFEKEANCFARTLLAPPNVLASLDFINPYFISELCLLSYEASCNVYKFISEGINRGIRYSSNHPIVTAFSNYIYREKNKKNCLKCNGTFVSKDAIYCPICGDDQIIKGIGEIMKYSGIEIDEIHRAIECPKCQNENVIGDYCQICGSYLVNKCTGFSDNGRFNRYQGPWHIDFEDSCGKYLDGDARFCTQCGSTSTFYEAGLLKSWETLKIEQVHCEMADEAAAAGAEFDPFADPFDGSNKKPLNISDEDLPF